The genomic DNA TGCAGGCGTTCGACACCTTCGGCGTGGTGCCTCCGGGCTTTGGCATCGTGCACCAGGTGAACCTTGAATACCTGGCGCGCGGCGTGCACAAGCGCAAGGACGGCGTCTACTACCCCGACACCCTGGTGGGCACCGACAGCCACACCACCATGATCAACGGCATCGGCGTGGTGGGCTGGGGCGTGGGCGGCATCGAGGCCGAGGCCGCCATGCTGGGCCAGCCGGTGTACTTCCTCACGCCCGACGTGGTGGGCTTCGAGCTCACGGGCCAGCTGCGCGAGGGCGTGACGGCCACCGACCTCGTGCTCACGGTGACCGAGATCCTGCGCCAGCACAAGGTGGTGGGCAAGTTCGTGGAGTTCTTTGGCGAGGGCACGCGCACGCTGTCGCTGCCCGATCGCGCCACCATCGGGAACATGGCGCCCGAGTACGGCGCCACCATGGGCTTCTTCCCGGTGGATGAAAAGACCATCGACTACTTCCAGGGCACGGGCCGCACCAAGGGCGAGATCGAGGCCTTTGAGGCGTACTTCAAGGCCCAGGGCCTGTTCGGCGTGCCGCTGGCGGGCGAGATCGACTACTCTCAGGTCGTGCGGCTGAACCTGGGCGACGTCACGCCCAGCCTGGCGGGCCCCAAGCGCCCGCAGGACCGCATCGAGCTGGGCAAGGTCTGCAGCCAGTTCGCCGACCTGTTCAGCAAGCCCATCGCGCAAAACGGCTTCAACCGCCCGGCCGAGCTGCTGCACACCCGCCACCATGTGCGCCCGTCCGATGCGCCGGCCGAGGTGAGCGCACCCGCCGAGAAGCCCCTGCCTTCCGGCGCGCCGCGCTTCGTGGTGGAGATGGAGCACAACAAGCCCACCCTGGCCGCCGCGCACGCCGAGGTGCCCGCCCAGCAGGCCAGCCGCGCTGGCGACGTGACCCTGGGCAACGGCGACGTGCTGATCGCCGCCATCACCAGCTGCACCAACACCAGCAACCCCAGCGTGCTGCTGGCCGCGGGCCTGCTGGCCAAGAAGGCGGTGGAGGCGGGGCTCAAGGTCAAGCCGCACATCAAGACATCGCTGGCGCCCGGCTCGCGCATCGTCACTGAATACCTCACGCAGACCGGCCTGCTGCCCTACCTGGAAAAGCTGGGCTTCGCGCTCGCCGGCTACGGCTGCACGACCTGCATCGGCAATGCGGGCGACCTCACGCCCGAGCTGAATGAGGCCATCACCAGCAACGACCTCGTGTGCGCGGCCGTGCTCTCGGGCAACCGCAACTTCGAGGCGCGCATCCACCCCAACCTCAAGGCCAACTTCCTGGCCAGCCCGCCGCTGGTGGTGGCCTACGCCATCGCGGGCACCGTGCTCAAGGACCTGATGACCGAGCCCGTCGGCAAGGGCAAGGGCGGGCGCGACGTCTACCTGGGCGACATCTGGCCGACCAGCGACGAGATCCACCAGCTGATGAAGTTCGCGATGAACGGCAAGGCCTTCCGCGAGAACTACGCCAAGGTGGGCTCCGACCCCGGCAAGCTCTGGGAAAAGATCAAGGGCGTGGGCGGCAATGCCTACACCTGGCCCGCCAGCACCTACATCGCCGAGCCGCCGTTTTTTGCCCAGTTTGCTCTCGAAAAAGGAGCTGCCAGCGCAGATGCATCAAGCGCTGGCGGCCAAAATGACGCAAAGCTTCCGTCCGTGCTGGGTGCGCGCATCATGGCGCTGTTCGGCGACTCCATCACCACCGACCACATCTCGCCCGCCGGTTCCATCAAGGAAAGCTCGCCCGCGGGCCAGTGGCTGCTGCAGCACGGCGTGATGAAGCAGGACTTCAACAGCTATGGCGCGCGGCGCGGCAACCATGACGTGATGATGCGCGGCACCTTCGCCAATGTGCGCATCAAGAACCTCATGATTGCCCCCACGGCCGACGGCTCCCGCGAGGAGGGCGGCGTCACGGTGTTCCAGAACGAGGGCGCGCTGCAAGGCGAGAAGATGTTCATCTTCGACGCCGCCATGCAGTACATCGCCCAGCGCACCCCCACGGTCATCTTCGCCGGCGAGGAATACGGCACGGGCTCCAGCCGCGACTGGGCGGCCAAGGGCACGCAGCTGCTGGGCATCAAGGCCGTGGTGGCGCGCAGCTTCGAGCGCATCCACCGCTCCAACCTGGTGGGCATGGGCGTGTTGCCCCTGCAGTTCCGGGCGGGCGAGTCGTGGGAGACGCTGGGGCTCACCGGCAGCGAGGTGATCGATGTGGTGCCGGACCCCGCGCTCACCCCGCAAAGCGATGCGCAGCTCGTCATCCGCCGCGCGGACGGCTCGCGCCAGGAGGTCACGGTCACGCTGCGCATCGACACGCCGATCGAGGTGGACTACTACCAGGCGGGGGGCATCCTGCCCTTTGTGCTGCGCCAGCTGCTGGCCGGCTGAAGATGATGCGGGGGGGCCGGCGCTGCGGCGCCGCGCCCCGGGGGCCGCGCGCCCAGTCAGCCGTGTGCCAGGGAGACCGTAAAGAATGTGAATGCCTGCTTACTCGCCGATACACTTGTGACGTTGTGTCGAAATAGAGTCCCGCACTGCCTCACGCCCGTATGCCCCCTTCCACCCGCTTCAGGCCCTATCGCGCGCTGCTGACGGACACACCAGCCGTCACGGTGGTGCTGGTGGTGGCCGCGCTGGCGGCCGTGATGGTGCCGCTGGCGCAGATGATGGGCGATGGCGCGGGTTCCCAGCACGGCCTGGAGCCTTTCATGGAACTGGTGGCCGTGCTGCTCGGGCTGCTGGTGGTGTCGGTATCGCTGCACACCCTCGAAGCCCCCGAGCAAACCCGTGCCAACGTGCTGGTGGCGGGTTTCGGCGTGGCGGCGGCATGCAATTTTCTCCACGGCGTGCTGGCGCATTCGACCTCGGTCCACATGCCCACGGGCACGGCCGGCATCTCGCTGTGGCTCAGCAGCTGGGCCCGGGTGGCGGAGACGCTCACCCTGCTGCTCACGGCGGTGCACCTCACCGCCGCGGGCCCTGCCAAGGCGTGGCTGGCCGCCTCCGCCGGCATGGCGCTGCTGCTGCTGGGAACGGCGCTGGGGCCGCTGCCCGCATCGTTTGCGCAGGCCGCGGGCGGAGCCTTGCGGCAGTACCTGGCGTTCGGGCTCGTGCTGGTGCTGGCGGCGGTGGCCCTGCTGCTGCACCGCGATGCGGTGCGCCGGGGGCAGGCGCGCGAGCGCGTTTTCGCCTGGGCGGCGGCGGCCTTCGCCTGCGGTGAACTTTCGGTGGGCCTGCTGGGCGGCCATTCTCCCGTGGGCGGCCCGCTCGCCCACGGCTGGCGCATCGTGGCCTATGCGCTCCTGTACCAGGCGGTGTTCAACGCGGGCATCCGCCAGCCGTTTGCGCGTGTGCAGGAGGCCGAGCGGCTGCTGCGCGAAAGCCAGGGCCGCCTGTCGCTGCTTGGGCGCAACCTGCCCCACAGCGTGCTGTACCAGGTGGTGCGCGAGCACGACGGGCGCACGCACTTCGTGCACATGGGCGAGGCCATTGCCCGCCTCAACGGGGTCAGCGTCGAGGACGTGGTGCGCAACCCCAGCGTCCTGTACGGGCAGATCCTCGAGGAAGACCGCGCGCGCCTGCTGCGGGCCCAGGAGAACTCCTTCGTGAACATGGCGGCGGTGGAAGAGGTCTTCCGGATGCGCCGCCCGGACGGCCAGCTGCGCTGGATGCACCTGAGCGCCTCGCCGCGCCGGCTCGACGATGGCCGGGTGATGTGGGACGGTGTGCAGACCGATATCACCGCGCACCACCTGGCCGAGGAAGCCTCCCACGCGCACGAGGCCCTGATGGCCAACATGCTGCGGCAAGTGCCTGGCGGGGTGGCACGGCTGGACCGCGACCTGCGTGTGCTCTACGTCAACGAACAGCAGGCCCGCTGGCTGCACCGCGAGCCCGCGCAGCTGCAGGGGCAATTGCTGAGCGATGTGCTGGAGCCCGAAGTGATGCAGCGCATGCAGCCTCATTTCGACAAGGCGTTCGCGGGCGAGGCGGCGGTGTTCGAGAACCGCATCGACGGACCCGGCGGCACCCAGTGCCACCACACCACCATCGCCCCCGAAAGCGTGACGGACCAGGGCGTGCCCGCCGTGGTGCTGTTCGCCTACGACCTCACCGAGCTCAAGCGCATCGAGGAAGAGCTTGCGCACCAGAAGGCACACCTTGCGCGCGTGGTCAACGCCATGCCGGACATGGTGTTCCTCAAGGACGCGCAGGGTGTCTACCTGTCGGTCAACCCCGTGTTCGAGCGCTTTGCCGGGCGGCCGGAGCGCCAGATCGTGGGTTGCAGCGATTTCGATCTGGTGGCGCAGCCCGAGGCCGAGCGGTTCCGCAACTACGACCTGCGCGCCATGCAGGCCTGGCAGCCGCTGGTGTACGAGGAAACGCTCACTTTCGCCGAGGATGGCTACCAGGGCCAGTTCGAGACCATCAAGACCCCCATCCGCGACCTGCACGGCCGCGTGACCGGCGTGCTGGGCGTGTGCCGCGACATCACGGACCGCAAGCGAGCGGAGCAGGAGATCGAGCGCCTGGCGTTCTTCGACGCGCTGACGGGCCTGCCCAACCGGCGGCTGCTGCTCGATCGCCTGCAGCGCTCCATCGCCGCGTGCCAGCGCACCAGGAACCTGGGCGCGCTGCTGTTCATCGACCTGGACAACTTCAAGGACCTCAACGACACCCTGGGCCACGACATGGGCGACCAGCTCCTGGCGCAGGTGGCCACGCGCCTGGTGGGCAGCGTGCGCGAGGCCGACACCGTCGCGCGCTTTGGCGGCGACGAATTCGTCGTCATGCTCGAAGCCCTGGCGCCCCAGCTGCCGCAGGCGGCCGCGCAGGCGGAAACCGTGGCCGAGAAACTCCTGGCCAGCCTGAACCAGCCCTTCGAACTGGACGGCGCCCAGCACTACAGCACCCCCAGCATCGGCATCACCCTCTTTGGGGACGAACGCCTGAGCGTGGACGAACTGCTCAAACGCGCCGACCTGGCCATGTACCAGGCCAAGGCGGCGGGGCGCAACACCCAGCGCTTCTTCGACCCGGACATGCAGGCGGCCGTCAACGCGCGCTCCAACCTGGAGGCCGACCTGCGCCAGGGGCTGGCGCGGGGAGAACTGCTGGTGCACTACCAGCCCGTCGTGGACCACCAGTCCCAGCTCATGGGCGCCGAGGCCCTGGTGCGCTGGCGCCACCCCCAGCGCGGGATGATCAGCCCCGGCGACTTCATCCCCCTGGCAGAGCAGACAGGCCTGATCCTGCCGCTGGGGCAATACGTGCTGCAGACCGCGTGCCGGCAACTGCAGCGCTGGGCAGAGCACCCGGACACGGCGCACCTGTCCATCTCCGTGAACGTGAGCGCGCGGCAGTTTCGCCAGGCCGGCTTCGTGGCCGAAGTGCTGCAGACCCTGCACAGCCACCAGGCGGACCCGCGCAGGCTCAAGCTGGAGCTGACAGAAAGCCTGCTGCTGGGAGACATCGAGGACACCATCGCGCGGATGGTGCAGCTCAAGAGCGAAGGGGTGGGATTTGCGCTGGACGACTTCGGGACAGGGTACTCGTCCCTGTCGTACCTCAAGAGACTGCCGCTGGATCAGGTGAAGATAGACCAGAGCTTCGTGCGGGACGTGCTGGCGGACCCCAACGACGCGGCGATCGTGCGCACGATCCTGGCGCTGGCCAAGAGCCTGGACCTGCAGGTGGTGGCCGAGGGGGTGGAGACGACGGGGCAGCTGTCGTTCCTGCGGCTGCATGGCTGCGAGGGGTTCCAGGGGTTTCTTTTCGGGCGGCCGGTGCCCATCGACGTATTTGTGCGCGAGCACCAGCTGGGCCTGTTCGCGCAGCCCGTGGTGGCCGTGGCCGAGGGGCGCAAGCCATGACCGCCGGGCCAGGCATCCTCTGGGTGGACAGCGACACGCAGCATGCCGCGGTGGCGCGGCGCCTGATCGCCGCGCACCACCCGGGCTGGCGCGTGGTCAACAGCCCCACGCCGGACACCGCGCGGGCGCCGCTGGCCTCGCAGGCCTGGGATGCCGTGGTGCTGTGCCTCAAGCCCTCGGTGCAGGATCTGCCCGGCGTGCTGGAGCTGTGCGCCGGGCGCCCCGTGCTCATGTGCATCGACGCCCACCAGGAGGCCCTGGCCGCGCGCGCGTTCCGCTGCGGACTGGGCGACTACATGGTGCGTGACGCCGATGGCGTGGCCCACCTGGGCGAGCTGCTGCACCGGCTGGCCGCGCTGCTGCACAGGACCCAGGGGCAGAGCCAGCCCGTGCGCATGGTGGACGCCCGCATCTGGCAGGATGCGCTGACCCTGCTGCAGGAGCAGCGCGCCACGCTGCAGGTCACGCTTGCCAGCATGAGCCAGGGCATCTTCAAGACCGCGCCGGATGGGAGCATCACCGTCTACAACCAGCGCGTGCTCGAGCTGCTGGACCTGCCCGAATCCCTGATGGCCACGCGGCCCACCCTGGCCGACCTGACCCGCATCCAGGCCGAGCGGGGCGACTTTGGCGAAGGCCATCGCCTCGTGGACCGGCGCGGGCATGCCTACGTGGCGGGGGGCGCGGTCGCCGCCGCCCCGTCGGTCTACTGGCGCACCACGCGCGATGGCCGTACCTTCGAGGTGCGCACCACCGAGCTGCCCGACGGCGGCCTGGTGCGCACCTTCGCCGATGTGAGCGACTACGTGCGCGTGGAGAACGAGCTGCGCGAGAGCGAGGCACGCTTTCGCTCGCTGAGCGACCTGTCGTCCGACTGGTACTGGGAGCACGACGCCGAAGGCCGCTTCGTGCAGCTGGCGGGCGATCTGAGCGTCAATGGCATCCCCCTGTCCAACGTGATGGGCCGCACCCGCTGGGAGATCGGCGCGCTCAACATGACCGAGGCCGACTGGGCGGCGCACCGCGCGGTGCTGCAGGCCCGGCAGCCGTTTCGCGACCTGGAGCTGCAGCGCCACCGGCCCGATGGCAGCATGCACTGGATCTCGGTCAGCGGGGTGCCCGTGTTCGATGCCCAGGGCGCGCTGTGGGGCTACCGGGGCGTGGGCCGCGACATCACCGAGCGCAAGGAGGTCGAAAGCCAGATCGAGCGCCTGGCGTTCTACGACATGCTCACCGGCCTGCCCAACCGCCGCATGCTGGTGGACCGCCTGCAGCGCGCGATGGCGGTGGTCGCCCGGTCGGGTGCGCAGGGCGCGCTGCTGTTCATCGACCTGGACAACTTCAAGGACCTCAACGACACCCTGGGCCATGACACGGGCGACCAGCTGCTGCTGCAGGTGGCCCAGCGCCTGAAGGGCTGCGTGCGCGAGGCCGACACCGTGTCGCGCTTCGGCGGCGATGAGTTCGTGGTGCTGGTGGAGGGCCTGAGCGCCGACGGCCCCCATGCCAGTGCCGAGGCCGCCCTGGTGGCCAGCCACATCGCCACCACGCTGGGCAAGCCCTACGCGCTGGGCGAGACCAGCCACCACAGCACGCCCAGCATCGGCATCGCGCTGTTTGGCCAGCAGACCTGCAGCGTGGACGAACTGCTCAAGCACGCCGACCTGGCCATGTACCAGGCCAAGGCCGCGGGGCGCAACACTCAGCGCTTCTTCGACCCCGACATGCAGGCCGCCGTCAGCAACCGCTCGGCGCTGGAAGCCGACCTGCGCCGGGGCCTGCAGGAAAAAGAACTGGTGCTGTATTTCCAGCCCGTGGTGGACGGCAAGGGCCGCCTGCAGGGCGCGGAGGCCCTGGTGCGCTGGAAGCACCCGCGGCGCGGTCTCGTATCACCGGCCGAGTTCATTCCGCTGGCCGAACAGACGGGGCTGATCCTGCCGCTCGGGCACTGGGTGCTCGAAGCCGCCTGCGCGCAGCTCGTGGCCTGGTCGCGCAGCTCGCTCACGCGCCAGTTCTTTCTGTCGGTGAACGTGAGCGTGCGGCAGTTCCGCCAGCCCGATTTCGTCGAGCAGATGCTGGGCATCCTGCACAAGAGCGGCGCCAACCCCGAGCGCCTGAAGCTGGAACTGACCGAAAGCCTGCTGCTGGCGGATGTGGAGGACGTGATCTCGCGCATGGAATACCTGCGGCGCTACGGCGTGGGGTTCTCGCTCGATGACTTCGGCACGGGCTACTCGTCGCTGAGCTACCTCAAGCGCCTGCCGCTGGACCAGCTCAAGATCGACCAGGGCTTCGTGCGCGACCTGCAGACCGACCCCAACGACGCGGCCATCGTGCGCACCATCCTGGCCCTGGCGCACAGCCTGGACCTGGCCGTGGTGGCCGAAGGCGTGGAGACCACGGGGCAGCTGGAGTTCCTGCAGCGCCACGGCTGCCAGGCTTTCCAGGGCTATCTGTTTGGCCGCCCCATGCCGGCGGAGGTGCTGGAGCGCGCCCTGCGGCCCGCGCTGTGACGGCGCGCTGCCTTCCTCGCGCGGGCCCTGCGCCATGACAAGCCGCGGCGGGCGTCCGCACGGCACAATCGGTGCATGAAGAAGCAGGTACTGGTCGCCGGTGGCGGCATTGGGGGGCTGGCAGCGGCGCTGGGCGCATCGCGGGCGGGCTGGGACGTGCGGCTGTACGAGCGCGCCGCAGCCTTCAGCGAGGTGGGCGCGGGGGTGCAGATCGGGCCCAACGTGGTGCGCCGCCTGCAGGCCTGGGGCCTGCAGCAGCCGCTGCAGGCCGTGGCGGCGTTTCCGAGCCGGCTGCAGGTGCGCAATGCCGTCAGCGGCCGCGAACTGGCCGTGCTGCCGCTGGGCCCGACAGCGGTGCAGCGCTACGGCGCCGCCTACGCCACCATCCACCGCGCCGACCTGCATGGCCTGCTGCTGGCGGCGCTGACCAAATACACCGACACGCAGCTGCACCTCGCGCACGCGATCGAGGGCTTTGCCGATGGCGATGGCGTCGTCACCGTGCGCACGAGCCGGGGCAAGGAGGTGGAAGGCGATGCGCTCATCGGCGCCGACGGGCTGTGGAGCCGCACCCGCACGCAGCTGCTGGGCGCGGTGGCGCCGCGCGTGACGGGGCACCTGGCCTACCGCGCCCTGGTGCCGCAGCACGCGCTGCCCGGCGCGCTGCGCACCGCGCAGGTCACGGCCTGGCTGGGCCCGCGCCTGCATGCGGTGCAGTACCCCGTGCGCCGGGGCGAACTGCAGAACATCGTCGTCATCGTGCAGGGCCCCGCGCCGCAAGACCTGGAGAACTGGGACCATGCCGCCAACGCCACGGGGCTGGAACACGCCCTGCAGGGCACCTGCACCGCGCTGCAGGACGTGGTGCGCAGCGTGAGCGACCAGGGCGGCGCGGGCGGCTGGCGCCTGTGGCCGCTGTGCGACCGGCCGCCTGTGCGTGGCGCGGGCGACATGGCGCAGGGCCTGGTCGCCCTGCTGGGCGATGCCGCCCACCCCATGCGCCCTTACCTGGCCCAGGGCGCGGGCATGGCCATCGAGGACGCGGCGGAGCTGCAGCGCGCGCTGGCCATGCACGACCTGGAGGTGCCGCTGCGCCTGACCCGGTATGCCCTCAACCGCTGGCAGCGCAATGCGCGCGTGCAGGCCCGCTCCACGCGCAACGGGCGCATCTTCCACGCCATGGGCCCCGTGCGCTGGGGGCGGGATCTCTCATTGCGCCTGCTGGGCGAACGGCTGCTGGACGTGCCCTGGCTGTACCGGGGCGATGGCTCCATTGCCAGTTCGCTGTGATGCCCTTGCGCGATAGCTGGCCGCGCTGGATGGCGGGGCCCTCGCACCAATGAACTTTGCGCGGCATGCCTGCTCTATCCATGGGGGGCCATGGATGTAAAAAGCACCGCATGCGCACACAAACACCCTGTTCAAGGGCGGACCATGGTGCTACAAAGAGATGAGCCAGTAGCGATTCCCACTGCAACACCGTGGCACTTCCCGGGCCCGCCAGGGGTGCCGCCACAGGAGGTCGTATGGATGCCATCAGCAGTTTCGCCGCGCGCTACGCCCGCAGCCGCGAAGAGGAAATGTCGATCGACGAGTACCTCGCCGAGTGCAAGCGCGATCCCATGGCCTATGCCACGGCGGCCCAGCGCATGCTGGCCGCCATCGGCGATCCCGAGATGGTGGACACGCGCAACGACCCGCGCCTGTCGCGCATCTTCGCCAACAAGGTGATCAAGCGCTACCCCACGTTCGCCGAGTTCTACGGCATGGAGGATGCCATCGAGCAGGTGGTGAGCTTCTTTCGCCATGCCGCGCAGGGGCTGGAGGAGCGCAAGCAGATCCTCTACCTGCTGGGGCCGGTGGGCGGGGGCAAGAGTTCCATCGCCGAGCGGCTCAAGTACCTGATGCAGAAGGTGCCGTTCTATGCGATCAAGGGCTCTCCGGTGAACGAGTCGCCGCTCGGGCTGTTCGACGCGATGGAGGACGGCCCGGTGCTGGAGGAGCAGTTCGGCATTCACCGGCGCTACCTGCAGCGCGTGCTGTCGCCCTGGGCGGTCAAGCGGCTCGACGAGTTCGGCGGCGACATCCGCCAGTTCCGCGTGGTCAAGCGCTACCCCAGCATCTTGAAGCAGGTGGGCATTGCCAAGACCGAGCCGGGCGACGAGAACAACCAGGACATCTCCAGCCTGGTGGGCAAGGTGGACATCCGCAAGCTCGAGACCTTTGCCCAGGACGACACCGACGCCTACAGCTACAGCGGGGGCCTGTGCCTGGCCAACCAGGGGCTGCTGGAATTCGTGGAGATGTTCAAGGCGCCCATCAAGGTGCTGCACCCGCTGCTCACCGCCACGCAGGAGGGCAACTACAAGGGCACGGAGGGCTTCGGCGCGATTCCGTTCGACGGCGTGGTGCTGGCCCACAGCAATGAGAGCGAGTGGAAGGCCTTTCGCAACAACAAGAACAACGAGGCCTTCCTGGACCGCATCTACATCGTCAAGGTGCCGTACTGCCTGCGCGTGAGCGAGGAGATACGGATCTACGAGAAGCTGATCCGCGAATCGTCGCTGGGCAACGCCGTGTGCGCGCCGGGCACGCTCAAGATGATGTCGCAGTTCGCCATCTTGACGCGCCTGAAGGAGCCCGAGAACTCCAGCATCTTCAGCAAGATGCAGGTGTATGACGGCGAGAGCCTGAAGGACACCGACCCGCGCGCCAAGAGCTACCAGGAGTACCGCGACTACGCCGGCGTGGACGAGGGCATGACCGGCATCTCCACGCGCTTCGCGTTCAAGATCCTGTCCAAGGTGTTCAACTTCGACAGCGCCGAGCTGGCGGCCAACCCGGTGCACCTCATGTATGTGCTGGAGCAGCAGATCGAGCGCGAGCAGTTCCCCTCCGAGCTGGAAACCAAGTACACCAGCTACATCAAGGAGTTCCTGTCACCGCGCTATGCCGAGTTCATCGGCAAGGAGATACAGACGGCCTACCTGGAGAGTTACAGCGAGTACGGGCAGAACATCTTCGACCGCTACGTCACCTACGCCGACTACTGGATCCAGGACAACGAGTACCGCGACACCGACACCGGCGAGGTGTTCGACCGCAGTGCGCTCAACGCCGAACTCGAGAAGATCGAGAAGCCCGCTGGCATTGCCAACCCCAAGGATTTCCGCAACGAGATCGTCAACTTCGTGCTGCGCGCGCGCGCCAACAACCAGGGCAACAACCCGAGCTGGACCAGCTACGAGAAACTGCGCCTGGTGATCGAGAAGAAGATGTTCTCCAACACCGAGGAGCTGCTGCCCGTCATCAGCTTCAACGCGAAGGCCAGTGCCGAGGAGGCGCGCAAGCACGAGGATTTTGTCACCCGCATGGTGGACAAGGGCTACACCCCCAAGCAGGTGCGTTTGTTGTGCGAGTGGTACCTGCGCGTTCGAAAAAGCAGTTGATCGGGGTTGCCAGCGCGTCCCGCCGGGGCGCCTGTCCATGCATGGGAGCTAAGCAGATGGCATTGCAAATCATCGACCGCAGGCTCGCAGGCAAGAACAAGTCGGTCGGGAACCGCGAGCGCTTTGTCCGCCGCTTCAAGGAGCAGATCGCGGACAGCGTGCGCCGCGCTGTGTCCAGGCGCAGCATCCGCGACATCGAGCAGGCCGAGAGCGTCACCATCCCGCGCAAGGACATTGGCGAGCCCGTGTTCCACCATGGCCAGGGCGGCATCCACGACATGGTGCACCCCGGCAATGCGGAGCATGTGCGCGGCGACCGCATCGCGCGGCCCAAGGGGGGAACCGGCAGCGGCTCGCAGGCCAGCGACAGCGGGGAGGGAGAGGACGACTTCACCTTCACGCTGACCAAGGAAGAGTTCATGCAGCTCTTCTTCGAAGACCTCGCGCTGCCGCGCCTGCTGCGCACGCACATCGGAGAGAACCCGAAATGGAAGTCGCGCCGCGCCGGCTACAGCCAGGACGGCATTCCGAACAACCTGGCGGTGCTGCGCACCATGCGCGGGGCGCTGGGGCGGCGCATCGCGCTGGGCAAGGCGCCGCACCGCGAGCTTGTGGCGCTGCAGGCGCAGCTCGACGCGCTGCTGGCGCAGGATGACGGCACCAGCGAGGCGGTGGCCGAGCTGCAGCGCCGCATCGACACGCTCCGGCAGCGCATCGACCGGATTCCGTACCTCGACCCCATCGACCTGCGTTTTCGGGCCAGGGTGCAGGTGCCGGTGCCCAACAGCCAGGCGGTGATGTTCTGCCTGATGGACGTCTCGGGCTCCATGGACGAGGCCCGCAAGGACCTGGCCAAGCGCTTCTTCATCCTGCTGTACCTGTTCCTCACGCGGCACTACGAGACGATCGACATCGTCTTCATCCGCCACCACACCCAGGCCACCGAGGTGAGCGAGGAGCAGTTCTTCCACTCCACCGAGAGTGGTGGCACGGTGGTCAGCAGCGCGCTGGTGCTGCTCGACCAGATCATCCGCGCGCGCTACCCCGCTGGGGACTGGAACATCTACGCCGCCCAGGTCAGCGATGGCGACAACTTCACCAACGACAGCGGCAATTGCCGCAGCCTGCTGGTGGAGCGGATCCTCCCGCTGGTGCGCTACTTTGCCTACGTGCAGGTGGCCCAGGAAGAGCAGAACCTGTGGGACGAATACAGCCAGTTGCTGGCGCTCCATCCCCACTTCGCCATGCGCAAGGTCTCCGAGCCGGGCGACATCTATCCCGTGTTCCGCGACCTCTTCAAGAGCGAGGGGGTGCAGGTATGAACATGACCCAATACCCGGTGCTGGAGCGCCGCATCCGCGACAACCCCTGGAAGACCGCCCTCGTCGGCGAGCGCCGCCACCGCACCGTGCCCGAGCAGCTCCTGCCCGCCGGGGCGCGGCCCGCCCAGCCGCTGCCCGACCCGGGCGACTGGACGTTCGAGCTGATCGAGCGCTACCACGGCGCGATCGCCGCCACCGCCGAGCGCTTCGGCCT from Acidovorax sp. A79 includes the following:
- a CDS encoding aconitate hydratase, which translates into the protein MASSPKPARHAFANTLKSFRTASGKEGQFYSLPALARQFPQIHRLPVSIRIVLESVLRNCDGRKVTAEHVKELAHWVPKADRKDEIPFVVSRVVLQDFTGVPLLADLAAMRSVAVKLGKNPKKIEPLVPVDLVVDHSIMIDHYGKKNSLDLNMKLEFQRNRERYEFMKWGMQAFDTFGVVPPGFGIVHQVNLEYLARGVHKRKDGVYYPDTLVGTDSHTTMINGIGVVGWGVGGIEAEAAMLGQPVYFLTPDVVGFELTGQLREGVTATDLVLTVTEILRQHKVVGKFVEFFGEGTRTLSLPDRATIGNMAPEYGATMGFFPVDEKTIDYFQGTGRTKGEIEAFEAYFKAQGLFGVPLAGEIDYSQVVRLNLGDVTPSLAGPKRPQDRIELGKVCSQFADLFSKPIAQNGFNRPAELLHTRHHVRPSDAPAEVSAPAEKPLPSGAPRFVVEMEHNKPTLAAAHAEVPAQQASRAGDVTLGNGDVLIAAITSCTNTSNPSVLLAAGLLAKKAVEAGLKVKPHIKTSLAPGSRIVTEYLTQTGLLPYLEKLGFALAGYGCTTCIGNAGDLTPELNEAITSNDLVCAAVLSGNRNFEARIHPNLKANFLASPPLVVAYAIAGTVLKDLMTEPVGKGKGGRDVYLGDIWPTSDEIHQLMKFAMNGKAFRENYAKVGSDPGKLWEKIKGVGGNAYTWPASTYIAEPPFFAQFALEKGAASADASSAGGQNDAKLPSVLGARIMALFGDSITTDHISPAGSIKESSPAGQWLLQHGVMKQDFNSYGARRGNHDVMMRGTFANVRIKNLMIAPTADGSREEGGVTVFQNEGALQGEKMFIFDAAMQYIAQRTPTVIFAGEEYGTGSSRDWAAKGTQLLGIKAVVARSFERIHRSNLVGMGVLPLQFRAGESWETLGLTGSEVIDVVPDPALTPQSDAQLVIRRADGSRQEVTVTLRIDTPIEVDYYQAGGILPFVLRQLLAG
- a CDS encoding bifunctional diguanylate cyclase/phosphodiesterase, which produces MPPSTRFRPYRALLTDTPAVTVVLVVAALAAVMVPLAQMMGDGAGSQHGLEPFMELVAVLLGLLVVSVSLHTLEAPEQTRANVLVAGFGVAAACNFLHGVLAHSTSVHMPTGTAGISLWLSSWARVAETLTLLLTAVHLTAAGPAKAWLAASAGMALLLLGTALGPLPASFAQAAGGALRQYLAFGLVLVLAAVALLLHRDAVRRGQARERVFAWAAAAFACGELSVGLLGGHSPVGGPLAHGWRIVAYALLYQAVFNAGIRQPFARVQEAERLLRESQGRLSLLGRNLPHSVLYQVVREHDGRTHFVHMGEAIARLNGVSVEDVVRNPSVLYGQILEEDRARLLRAQENSFVNMAAVEEVFRMRRPDGQLRWMHLSASPRRLDDGRVMWDGVQTDITAHHLAEEASHAHEALMANMLRQVPGGVARLDRDLRVLYVNEQQARWLHREPAQLQGQLLSDVLEPEVMQRMQPHFDKAFAGEAAVFENRIDGPGGTQCHHTTIAPESVTDQGVPAVVLFAYDLTELKRIEEELAHQKAHLARVVNAMPDMVFLKDAQGVYLSVNPVFERFAGRPERQIVGCSDFDLVAQPEAERFRNYDLRAMQAWQPLVYEETLTFAEDGYQGQFETIKTPIRDLHGRVTGVLGVCRDITDRKRAEQEIERLAFFDALTGLPNRRLLLDRLQRSIAACQRTRNLGALLFIDLDNFKDLNDTLGHDMGDQLLAQVATRLVGSVREADTVARFGGDEFVVMLEALAPQLPQAAAQAETVAEKLLASLNQPFELDGAQHYSTPSIGITLFGDERLSVDELLKRADLAMYQAKAAGRNTQRFFDPDMQAAVNARSNLEADLRQGLARGELLVHYQPVVDHQSQLMGAEALVRWRHPQRGMISPGDFIPLAEQTGLILPLGQYVLQTACRQLQRWAEHPDTAHLSISVNVSARQFRQAGFVAEVLQTLHSHQADPRRLKLELTESLLLGDIEDTIARMVQLKSEGVGFALDDFGTGYSSLSYLKRLPLDQVKIDQSFVRDVLADPNDAAIVRTILALAKSLDLQVVAEGVETTGQLSFLRLHGCEGFQGFLFGRPVPIDVFVREHQLGLFAQPVVAVAEGRKP